The following coding sequences lie in one Enterococcus sp. 9E7_DIV0242 genomic window:
- a CDS encoding nucleoid-associated protein produces MDIYLKKAVMHIIDRETGTPVFSEHELDLTTEYIRIYLTNKINKLSTAQTKTGVLLQESDFVEKMSGIAAEFIPKSQQLVQYWYDIYSGSEDGPSADLL; encoded by the coding sequence AAGCGGTCATGCATATCATTGATCGAGAAACAGGAACCCCTGTATTTTCTGAACATGAATTGGATTTAACAACAGAATATATTCGCATTTACTTGACGAATAAGATCAATAAACTATCAACAGCACAGACTAAAACCGGCGTTTTGCTGCAAGAAAGTGATTTTGTAGAGAAAATGTCAGGGATTGCTGCCGAATTTATACCGAAAAGTCAGCAACTTGTGCAATACTGGTATGATATTTATTCTGGCAGTGAGGATGGACCAAGTGCAGAT